The segment GTGCTTGAACAGCGCGCCGGACGCTTCTTCGCCGATGAGTACGGTGAGGATGGCCGCCTTGCGGATGCCGTTGAGATCGCCTGCCCCCGTGCGGGGCGCCAGTGCCGTGGCCATCGATCAGCCTCGCTCGCCTTCCGCCAGCCAGCCCCGAACGAGCTTGGCCGCGCTCTCCGGTTCGCTGTTGGCGAGGTTCACCATCCGCCGCGTCAACACGGGCTGGCGGCGGTCGCCATCGTTGGGCGCCGCGTCGAGCTGCGCCTCGATCTCGCTCTCGATTTCCTCGATCGTGCGCGGCAACTGATGCGGCATGCCGATCGTGGCCTGCGAGCCTGTCGCCGTCGGCATGGTGAGCAGTCTCCCGAGCACGGGCCTCACGAACAGCAACAGGACCATCGTCACGATGAGTACGGCGGCAACGCCCTTGACCGCGCCACCACCCTGCTCACCCACGCGCTGCCACCACGTCGGCGGGGCCACAGGTTCCGCGACGGGGCTTTCGAACGTCACGTTCTCGACCGTGAGCTGGTCGCCACGCTCGGTGTCGATCCCGAGCGAGGCAGACACCAGGTTCTGCAGCTTCTGCATCGCGGCGGGGTCGCGCGGCTTGCGCCGCGTGCTCACCGCACCGTCCTGCCCCGCGCTCGTGACGTGCTCGTCGTCGACCAGAACCGCGACAGACACCTTCGCCACTTCCCCGCGTGGACGGATGGTGTGGGTCACCGTCTTGCCCACTTCGTAGTTGGCGACCTTGCTGCTGCGCGTGACACCGCGTGACGCCGACGCTGTCGCCACTGGTGTGGGAACCGGCGTGCCGTCCGGCCGCAGGGTGGCCGGCAGGTTCGCCTGCGAGCCCGCGATGCCGCCGACGTTGTCCGTGGTGCCGCCCTCCGTGGTGCTCTGCTCGCTGCGCAGGACGGTGGTCGGGTCGTACTCCTCGCGCGTCTGCTCCTGTGACGCGCCGTGCAGTTGCACGGACACGTTGGCGCGCACGCGCTCGACGCCCAC is part of the Acidobacteriota bacterium genome and harbors:
- the fliF gene encoding flagellar M-ring protein FliF — its product is MALPMQMQALVERGKAVHASLGTARLVSLAAVFVGVMALMIGTTWYVNRPDYRVLFSDLNGEEAARVVDRLTAENVTYRLQDGGRTVLVPAGSTDTLRLRFAGEGMPTSGRIGFEIFDKVAFGQTEFLEHVNYRRALEGELARTISTLSEVQAARVHIAMQKESLFGAKEQPAKASVTLTLKGTRGLAPQAASSITNLVAASVEGLRPEQVVIIDSYGRSLARGAGGHDDGAMAGVDLERQQKYERDMAMKVVALLEPVVGVERVRANVSVQLHGASQEQTREEYDPTTVLRSEQSTTEGGTTDNVGGIAGSQANLPATLRPDGTPVPTPVATASASRGVTRSSKVANYEVGKTVTHTIRPRGEVAKVSVAVLVDDEHVTSAGQDGAVSTRRKPRDPAAMQKLQNLVSASLGIDTERGDQLTVENVTFESPVAEPVAPPTWWQRVGEQGGGAVKGVAAVLIVTMVLLLFVRPVLGRLLTMPTATGSQATIGMPHQLPRTIEEIESEIEAQLDAAPNDGDRRQPVLTRRMVNLANSEPESAAKLVRGWLAEGERG